Part of the Cryptosporangium arvum DSM 44712 genome, CTGCGCTACTGGGAGGAGCTCGGGCTGCTCCCGGCGGCCGAGCGGGTCTGCGGGCAGCGCCGCTACCCGGCGTCGGCTCCGCGGGACGTCGGCCAGATCCTGGTGCTGCAGGAGGCGGGCTTCAGCCTCCGTGACATCGGCGCGGTCCTGGCGTCGTGGGACGACGACCCGGACGCCTGGCGGGCGCTCGCCCGGCGGAAGCTCGCGGAGCTCGACGAGCGGATCGCCCGCGCGCAGGCGGCGCGCAGCGCGGTGGCGCACGCGCTGGCGTGCCCGCACCCCGGCCCGCGGAGCTGTCCGACCGCCGCGGAGGTCGTCGCCGGGCGCCTGAGCGGC contains:
- a CDS encoding MerR family DNA-binding protein, whose amino-acid sequence is MTSSGHSIGDLARATGVAASALRYWEELGLLPAAERVCGQRRYPASAPRDVGQILVLQEAGFSLRDIGAVLASWDDDPDAWRALARRKLAELDERIARAQAARSAVAHALACPHPGPRSCPTAAEVVAGRLSGSSLAESHRH